From the genome of Megachile rotundata isolate GNS110a chromosome 3, iyMegRotu1, whole genome shotgun sequence:
TTTCAACGCCATGATATTCTTTAGCTGTACGATTTAGCCAGGTTGATAATATTTCTATTGATTTATCGATATTGTTATCACTGCATATCCTTAAAAATGTGCGTttaaaacatatatatatataacgtGTAATATgttataagaaaatttaaatcgtTCAAACGAACGTGAAATATCGAATCAATTCAACTATCGAACTATCGTTTCCATTTTATCAGTCTCGAATTGTTGTTATAAGCGGGAAATTTCGGTACACCTACGTTTTCTTTATTAAggaattaaaaatacatttagaaaaatttacaaatcaaaataattgaggatataaataaaatactccATTTAAATATTGTACAGTATGGTttgaaagtatttttaattttttaaatatttaaaaaatgaaagttaTCATTTGTTATGTATATTATCATTTGGACagattctatttttaatttttgatattaattaattacaagtaCTTTATATGcaaaatacatatttatgtatCAAATACCCTGTAACGTTCACTTTATACAATTACGTGGAAAGTGAGGTTACATTTAAATGCAAGGTTAAATACATTTAGATACACTTACCATAGATGTATTCGTTGTTTCGGATAATTCAGTTGCTCCAAGAATGTTAAAAAGTACGGTAATGTGTGCGCTTTGTTGCGTACTAATATAGTTATTAACACTGATGGCTTTTTAAAATCTTTACCATAAATTATCAGAAACatagtaacaataattaaagaaatgtgAACGAAATTTATTAATCTCATTTTTGTTTTTGATTCGGTTTACTCCTTTTTTACGCtcgaatttttttattcattcgaagcaaagaatatttcatataaatctACTCCTATCTTCACCATTCTGACTATTACTTTATCTGTTCCTGATCAAATTTTACCACCCACGCTGAGAGCATGTAGTCGATAAGGCGGTAAACTGTTTATACCCACATTCTTTTCACACTGAGgtaacataatattaaaaaacaattttctttCTGTCTCTTATATTGTTTTTCCTTTATTTCTTTTGCAAATTCTTttcagtaaaaatttattttttttgaaTTTCATAAAAGTAGCAAAGAATGGGTATTTCatacttttaaaatatcaaaatattacagcaatacattaacaataattatataaatatgaatacaattttgtatatacatatatatatacaaaacataatatttatttgatactttttacaaaatattctttCAGTGTAGTCATTTTATTGTTCACTTGTCAAAGGTTTCTTTACTGTagatttttctttctcttttaccTTCATTTTTGAAGCATAGCTCAGACTTAATTTGTCAAAGTCTAATACCATAATACCTAAATCACCACTATACCTGTTTTTAGCTACCTATAACCATATAtattgctttttataaataaatcttgGTAATTATTTGTTTTTGTGCACCTACCTGCAAGTATTTTTTGCCTCGGACACTGGTAAGTCTTTTATCTTGAATAATAAGAACATTATCTGCTTCTTGACTTGCTTTTGCACTCCCAAAAATGGAAGAAGTTGTCAGGTCTTCATCATTACGTTCTTTTCTTGGATGTATTATTGCAGTTACATGACAATTACTTTTAGTGgcaaagtttctaaatcttgatataatattatctTGTGTCCAAAACCTAGAATACAATTGTTCTAGTGTatataagaaaaaaatgtttttcaaaataattgttGTTTTAGTACCTATCCATATGTCTTGAATCAGCTGATGTTCCCATCATAAACTGAACATTATCAATCACCACATGAGCTATGTCATGAACATATGTTGCATGTTCAACCGCCTATAATATGAATCGTTGCTATTTTAgagtttattaaagaaattcaaTTCAAATAGTGCTTTCATGTGTACACTTACATCCATCACTACTTTGATATTTTGTTGGCCATGAAATGTCATGAAATAAATTGgtaatttctcaaaatcatCAGCATACCTATtaaaatcttctaaatttttatctaAAGGAGCACCAATCATTTGTTGTAGCATAGTTTTTGCTAAACGTACATTCCTTATTTCAAAACTACCCCATAAAGTGCTAACACCTTGCATTGCTAAATCTAAGGAATATTCGCTCATAAAAGTTGTTTTACCACTTCCTGACAAAGAAAGATGAGTAGttaggaatattaaaattaaaatttaattcataaacatctttacaatattttgttacCTGTTGGTCCtgttaatattgtaaattctCCTCTTCTATGACCTTTTAGTATACGATTCAAAGTTGGATATCTTTTCCATTTTACACCCTGtactttttcaatattttgcaaATCACTTAATACATCTTCTCTAATTTCTTGAAAAGTAATTATACTTTTATGCCACACAGGTTGAGCATTTTGAAGAATACTTTTAAAATCATAACCAATTTCAACAGCTAATTTTGGCCGAGGCTGTGAATCTATTGGTCTAATAAAATAACATCGTTTTTCATTCAGCTTTTTTGCAAAATGTCTAGCAGTATGCCAGCTTGTTTCATCATTTCCAAaccacaaaattaatttcttaaaagATTCCATAAAGGGTAATAACTGTTgaggtaaattttttaaattataaggaaggcaaatgattgtatttgttaaTTGTTTTGACATTAAAGCTAGTAGATCATCCACCATTCCTACAACCACAGCAGTGTTATCACTTTTATtcttattgtttttgtatttaatacaccCACTAATTCCAGAACTAGGAATTGTTTGTTCCTTTCCTGGCTCAGGGGTAAGTACCTTATATCCAACTATAGAATTCTTTAAACCTATTAGTGGGAGATATAATTTATTGGTTTCCTTTTCATAGAAACAATTTAATTctgatatatttttttgtaaaacatACTGAAAAACAAtaagattttatgattttattgtaattaaaataaaaatttgcataatttttttaGCATTCTTACAGGAAATGAAAAAGTGTTGAGAAGACTATTATATTCTTCTGTAGACATATCTGCaacattttgacaattttttattttatcattccatctttgttgaaaattttcttctacATGACAACTTTTCTTTAATATATCGAGTTCTTTTGATTTCTCACTTGATTTCTGTATTGATAAAAATTTTTCCAATATATTCCATGAACCGGTATATTTACACTGATCACAAATAAAAAAtcctataattattttaaagtaaagtaaaattatttatattaaaatgtaatatcatcatatatatttttataatattaatatagaagTTATATCTACCTgttgttttatttatatatatttttgcaccTTTTTTTGTATCAATACATATTGGACACTCTGCTATAATGCATACATATCCTTCTGTTGCATTTAAACAGCGTTGTTTGAAACAATGTTTCACATGCGATATGGATACATTTAGCATAGATTCTTTGTTGTCCACATGAATATAATGcttaataattgaatttctaatttgtttCTTTTGTCTAATAAAAGTTTgtagaaataattttacaaacattttacaaataGAATATAATTGCTCATTAAAACAATTATagttttgcaaataaaaatttatattcataacaTCATACTCTAAATTACGTTTTTAAATTACTGGTATTATGTTTTTATTCACTTTAACACAAAAaagtataaatttctaaataaataaaaagttgaaACATTTCTTTCAAGTTTtgtctttattttttaaacatgaGCTGTTCAAAAGTAGAACAATCTTTAAATAATATGCCATTTCACAgacattaatacatttttacttatcaagttatttaaattttgtgttcgtatatattattttttgttcattATGTCCATTTGATATCGTACATATTGGActacaatattacaatttcccaaacactagattaaaattatttacacaaaTTCGTTCcttattacatgatattttacaAAACTTATGAAACATGTGCACGTGGACGTAGTTCTGtgatattatagtattatatatataaattacccCTTCCCCCCGACTCTTACTATTCCAAACTATACATATCACGACACTAACCATATAGTCAATGATAATGGTGAAAGAAGAAGGATGTATAATACAGACTCATCTATAGTAAatctgtataaatatatttaagtatgttatattaaataaaaaatagagtattaaatttacttaaagAACGTTTATTCTTTTCATATTACATTCGGTCTATTGAAAACATTTTATGACAAAACATTTGTATAATTAGTATTTAATacttatattgtatttattcagCATTTGCATTTCGTTAAAGttacaaaagtaaataaataatatgaaatgaGGCACATGAATTCGTCTTTTTATCTTTAAGATCCATTATTCGTATTTGGTGGATTGTAAAATGAAAGTTTAACCTCTTCTTGTCTGTGGAAAAGATAAAAATTACATTAGTACAAATTTAAGTACGTAGATTGTTAAAATTAGGCAGTACAAACAAAAATAGTAATTATCAGAcacaaagtaaaaaataaagttgTGTTTGTTGTTAAAGTTATGTTATATTAAAGTGGTATTTAAATCATGTAATATTATTTGAGTGAATAGTAAAATGTCATTCTTAAATTTACCCTTCTGTAGTATCATTGGTTGTGTTATCTGCATCTGTTAAAATACCAATTTCGTATACCACTGCTTTTATAACATATctacaaaattgaaatacatttcttaaatttatatatttgaattatgtttaatatacacaacaaaattatatgttagtatagataataaaaaatagaaaattcttACAAATCATCATCAGTTGAATTATTTGTtgatattgtagttgtatcatAGTCTGTAACAGGCACTGATAAAGTCATACTTAATTGCACAGATATACAAATCAACAGTAAAACCAAATATAATACTCGAGAGAGTTTAAGATCTCTATCGATTTTTATGTCGTACAACATTTTCAATGGTACTTGTTTTTTCCCAAGCAGACACTTTTATAGTAGATGATGGTACCTTGTTAGCACTACTCCCTCTTTTCATCTTATAAACATAACATATGTCATTATATGTATTTTCATGTCGTTCATAAGTGGGAAtggaaaattttcaagaaaGAATTCTTTGTAAATGATGTGCCATCAaagtgtttaaaaatattacaagataATACAAAGTTTAATGTAACTTATTAGATTAGCGtgggaaaataaatatttaagtttagttgaagtaattttaattctatttacTATTGGTACTATTATTACTGAttaagtttataaaatatattatgaaatgAGATAAACCATTAACTTATCATGCAATTACTGCTTCaattaatttgttacaaattttataaacataatatgatatgattttgtaatatataaCATGTGTGAATATAATAATGCTTCTAAGAAATTTCTTTGTTAAGTTATAACGTAGTAGTAGGTTCCATACTTATTAGATTAACGTCAAAGTGTGAAAAAATGTGTTTCATATGACATGTGTAATAGATACGTATTTGATATGgacatgtataaatattttaaatactaaagttaccaattaaataattttatgggtaaatgaaagattaaattatatatatttgatttattaaaaatttatttattaatatttaaactaacaaatattttgtataaattgtaagCTGTTTCCGCGCGAAAATAAAcatgatattaaaatatcagtaaatttgtatgatcatttttatcaattacaggtatttatattataaataatgtaatgttcaaagtttttcttttggACTGCTCAACTTCAGGGTACTGATTTACATGGATAAATTTGTATCAAGGTcagctttttaatttttcgtttaATTATAGAATTAGTTACATCGTAATTTAATActagtatatgtatatgtacattttatatacatataaattttttggtttatatatatattatttgtttttacaatactataaatgtaaatgtataatgaaatacatatatatgtatatatacacacaccaCAGAACTGGCGCGcagtatttgtaattttgttgtttTCTGCTAGACGGAGTGAGGTTATATGTAACGCCAGCCGACATTGATCACCCGGATAACTTAATAGTCAGTTACGCACAAATTGTGTATAATGCATATTTCAAACCAAGAGAATCTTAAACTTATCCAAAAATGGGTAAGTAATTATAATGAAAAATCATTACAGATCTTTCATGTATTACTTCAAATTACCAACGTTAATGTGTCGTCGTAGAAAGGAAAACGTAAAACTGTTTTGAAGTAGGATCAAGAATTGTTAATGAATTATAGATTCCTGAAGCTACATTGGACCATTTGGATGATTTAGATAATTGTATGAATTCAGAGGCTATTTATAAATGTGGTCTTCCTGCTGCCGCAATATCTGCAGTATTGGCTCACGCTCTTATTCCTAATAGCCTAAAACGTCTGAAACTTGTACTAGTAGGTAGTTCAGGCCTAGTATCATTCATGCTTGGAAGAATAGTGTATGGCGGTACCCTGTGTCAACAGAAGGTATTTGGCCCAATAATTGCCAAACGTTCGAAAAGGTACCATTTATTTCATATAgcaatacaagcataatgtcgATATCTGTTTATCACAaaactatttaatttttatttagaaatgtactCGATAGTCCTAATTTCCTTGAAGATGTCGATCAAGAAAATCAACAAAGCAAATTAGTTACACCTTCTGATAAGTTATTAGAAGATGATTCATCATGGACTAATTTTGATCCATACTTAGATAGTAATGGTAAATATACTAAAAGCAAATAACATAATTTCATGATCATTAAGATTTTTAATTCGGTTTTCAGTGAGCTACTTTGATGATACAGGAAGCAATTTTCAACAAGATTTTCCAACAGAACAACTAACAGAACTACCAGTAGAACAACCAGTACAAGAAAAGAAAAGACGTGTAACGTACGACGAGTTATGGGCACAAAACGCAGCAAGTCAGATGAAACGGTATAGAGATTTTGGATGGTACAATTTAATTTCAGTCATTATTTAGCAAAATTCTtagttttcaaaattgttatcaAGAATTATATATCaaacaattatttctttttaaagtataaatttttattttcaacagaTAAACCGAGAGGCACCAGTAATTCTTCAACAAACTTTCGGAAAGTTACCACTTTCGAAAATGATATTTAATGAAGAAAATATTTGGTGTTGAAAGAAACATCATGTTTTATATAGATTTTTAGGGTTCGTACATGTTTCTTGTAATCGTCGATATATAATAGATTTCAGTAACAATAAAACGCGCTGTTAAACATAGCATATAGTAATACTCTTTCCCACTGCATCCTGTTGAAATGAATTTCGTCGGGAAcagtaaaaaaatttacaattttgtaaatatattaattcattttacTAGTTTGATCTTTCATCCTGTAGGATAGTTTATgaacatttttcttttgtatttaataCATAAACTTAATTTATCAGTAATTATACTAATTCCGAATAAATATCAGTAAAAGAccaatttatttaaacttgaaatataatCAGTTCGTGTAACTGAATGATTCAATGATTATGTACAGTTGTTACGAAGTCGAAATATCACAAAAACGAATAATTATAGTCTAATTAATCTTTCTTCGTTTATTGTAATACGTATCGATCTGAAGTATAAGCGTCTACGTGTTCATCTATTGTACCCTTTAAAAATTCTCCTTTTTCTCTCTTCCTTCTAAGAAAGCCAAATATATACGTTAATTACTGTAACGTATACATAAATTTAGAAAGGAAATAATtacgattattaaatttattgaattaggAAGATTTGAAGTCAAGAAAGTTATTtggcaacgcgtaataatttaaTCAGAATGAAAGTAGGATAGGTTCTTTcgattttttatgattttagttTCATGGCTGTAATCCTAGGCAATATACAGTTTACCtacacaataaaaattttaaagcgaCCCACAGAGTATGTTTTCTAATTTGTTggtgtattttattttctgattAGTTAGTAACTCAAAAACGAGATGCTCTGGTTTTAATCGCTGCGTGATCTTGAACACGACGGTTCGCCATTTTGTTCGTTAATGCTCCAGAACCGAACGCTTGAAATCGTAATAGTTTAATATCGAAAAAACAGATTTAGTTTTAGGAAATGTATAAACAATAATAGACAACGaacagaattattaaataattaattctttacGACGTCTGTTGTAACGTGAATAATTAAAGTAGAACCTACGGAATTaaacgaaaggaaaagaaaattaaCGAAACAGGCAAATAACTGATTGTATTAAGATTAGATGCGCGTGACTATTGATCGCGTTTTTTTTCTCGAAAGCACGTTACTCGGTAATCTTGATCGATTCGCATGGCCATGTAGAATCGAAATAAATTCTTAACCACGCAAACATTGTACTTATAAATTAGCAAGAATACACGCTT
Proteins encoded in this window:
- the mtDNA-helicase gene encoding mitochondrial DNA helicase isoform X1, translating into MNINFYLQNYNCFNEQLYSICKMFVKLFLQTFIRQKKQIRNSIIKHYIHVDNKESMLNVSISHVKHCFKQRCLNATEGYVCIIAECPICIDTKKGAKIYINKTTGFFICDQCKYTGSWNILEKFLSIQKSSEKSKELDILKKSCHVEENFQQRWNDKIKNCQNVADMSTEEYNSLLNTFSFPYVLQKNISELNCFYEKETNKLYLPLIGLKNSIVGYKVLTPEPGKEQTIPSSGISGCIKYKNNKNKSDNTAVVVGMVDDLLALMSKQLTNTIICLPYNLKNLPQQLLPFMESFKKLILWFGNDETSWHTARHFAKKLNEKRCYFIRPIDSQPRPKLAVEIGYDFKSILQNAQPVWHKSIITFQEIREDVLSDLQNIEKVQGVKWKRYPTLNRILKGHRRGEFTILTGPTGSGKTTFMSEYSLDLAMQGVSTLWGSFEIRNVRLAKTMLQQMIGAPLDKNLEDFNRYADDFEKLPIYFMTFHGQQNIKVVMDAVEHATYVHDIAHVVIDNVQFMMGTSADSRHMDRFWTQDNIISRFRNFATKSNCHVTAIIHPRKERNDEDLTTSSIFGSAKASQEADNVLIIQDKRLTSVRGKKYLQVAKNRYSGDLGIMVLDFDKLSLSYASKMKVKEKEKSTVKKPLTSEQ
- the mtDNA-helicase gene encoding mitochondrial DNA helicase isoform X2 is translated as MSTEEYNSLLNTFSFPYVLQKNISELNCFYEKETNKLYLPLIGLKNSIVGYKVLTPEPGKEQTIPSSGISGCIKYKNNKNKSDNTAVVVGMVDDLLALMSKQLTNTIICLPYNLKNLPQQLLPFMESFKKLILWFGNDETSWHTARHFAKKLNEKRCYFIRPIDSQPRPKLAVEIGYDFKSILQNAQPVWHKSIITFQEIREDVLSDLQNIEKVQGVKWKRYPTLNRILKGHRRGEFTILTGPTGSGKTTFMSEYSLDLAMQGVSTLWGSFEIRNVRLAKTMLQQMIGAPLDKNLEDFNRYADDFEKLPIYFMTFHGQQNIKVVMDAVEHATYVHDIAHVVIDNVQFMMGTSADSRHMDRFWTQDNIISRFRNFATKSNCHVTAIIHPRKERNDEDLTTSSIFGSAKASQEADNVLIIQDKRLTSVRGKKYLQVAKNRYSGDLGIMVLDFDKLSLSYASKMKVKEKEKSTVKKPLTSEQ
- the LOC100879755 gene encoding uncharacterized protein LOC100879755; translated protein: MLYDIKIDRDLKLSRVLYLVLLLICISVQLSMTLSVPVTDYDTTTISTNNSTDDDLYVIKAVVYEIGILTDADNTTNDTTEGQEEVKLSFYNPPNTNNGS
- the LOC100877898 gene encoding uncharacterized protein LOC100877898 isoform X2 — protein: MHISNQENLKLIQKWIPEATLDHLDDLDNCMNSEAIYKCGLPAAAISAVLAHALIPNSLKRLKLVLVGSSGLVSFMLGRIVYGGTLCQQKVFGPIIAKRSKRNVLDSPNFLEDVDQENQQSKLVTPSDKLLEDDSSWTNFDPYLDSNVSYFDDTGSNFQQDFPTEQLTELPVEQPVQEKKRRVTYDELWAQNAASQMKR
- the LOC100877898 gene encoding uncharacterized protein LOC100877898 isoform X1, with protein sequence MHISNQENLKLIQKWIPEATLDHLDDLDNCMNSEAIYKCGLPAAAISAVLAHALIPNSLKRLKLVLVGSSGLVSFMLGRIVYGGTLCQQKVFGPIIAKRSKRNVLDSPNFLEDVDQENQQSKLVTPSDKLLEDDSSWTNFDPYLDSNVSYFDDTGSNFQQDFPTEQLTELPVEQPVQEKKRRVTYDELWAQNAASQMKRYRDFG
- the LOC100877898 gene encoding uncharacterized protein LOC100877898 isoform X3, coding for MNSEAIYKCGLPAAAISAVLAHALIPNSLKRLKLVLVGSSGLVSFMLGRIVYGGTLCQQKVFGPIIAKRSKRNVLDSPNFLEDVDQENQQSKLVTPSDKLLEDDSSWTNFDPYLDSNVSYFDDTGSNFQQDFPTEQLTELPVEQPVQEKKRRVTYDELWAQNAASQMKRYRDFG